One stretch of Cygnus olor isolate bCygOlo1 chromosome 1, bCygOlo1.pri.v2, whole genome shotgun sequence DNA includes these proteins:
- the CFAP300 gene encoding cilia- and flagella-associated protein 300 isoform X2: MAAGERRGAVGFTFCPLPQKAFPCLQDRDIRDRLLKWSMHGRITAQAFSFDQQFKPYQKDEFVLAFFNDPNVNSSLKLLSPSGQWTTLGSKVTKIEAIVVPCTQISMSFFDRLYTEGLVRETGHIVKCYDEYYDDILISDELRKVLLLEDSDHYDLFSQSDRKEFLFCLFKHLCIGGALCQFEDMLGPYLETTKALYKDLVSVQKNPETKEISITSTVFRVSAYDEDGLRYPSGRSHEQTFSYLAVDPCRRHVHALYHCYGGSALCP; this comes from the exons ATGGCGGCCGGGGAGCGGAGGGGAGCGGTGGGCTTTACCTTCTGCCCGCTGCCCCAGAAAGCCTTTCCCTGCCTGCAGGACAGGGACATTCGGGACCGGCTTCTCAAGTG GTCCATGCACGGCAGGATCACGGCACAAGCGTTCAGTTTTGACCAGCAGTTTAAGCCCTATCAGAAGGATGAATTTGTTTTG GCATTTTTTAATGATCCAAATGTGAACTCCAGTTTAAAGTTGCTCTCACCTTCAGGACAGTGGACTACATTGG GTTCCAAAGTGACAAAAATTGAAGCTATAGTAGTGCCCTGTACACAGATTTCCATGTCATTTTTTGATCGGCTCTACACTGAAGGACTTGTTAGAGAAACTGGACACATTGTGAAATGTTATGATGAATATTATGATGATATTCTCATCTCTGATGAATTAAGGAAG GTCTTGCTTCTGGAAGATTCGGACCATTATGATTTATTCAGTCAATCAGACCGCAAagaatttctgttctgtctttttAAGCATCTTTGTATTGGAGGAGCTCTTTGCCAGTTCGAAGACATGCTTGGCCCATACTTAGAAACCACAAAAGCTTTATATAAAGACCTGGTGAG TGTTCAAAAGAatcctgaaacaaaagaaataagcatTACTTCAACTGTCTTCAGAGTGTCTGCATAT GACGAGGACGGCCTGCGGTACCCCTCGGGCAGGAGCCACGAGCAGACCTTCTCCTACTTGGCGGTGGACCCCTGCCGGCGCCACGTGCACGCCCTGTACCACTGCTACGGGGGCAGCGCGCTCTGCCCCTAA
- the CFAP300 gene encoding cilia- and flagella-associated protein 300 isoform X3, with amino-acid sequence MENTGGMLTCYLLTLKAFFNDPNVNSSLKLLSPSGQWTTLGSKVTKIEAIVVPCTQISMSFFDRLYTEGLVRETGHIVKCYDEYYDDILISDELRKVLLLEDSDHYDLFSQSDRKEFLFCLFKHLCIGGALCQFEDMLGPYLETTKALYKDLVSVQKNPETKEISITSTVFRVSAYDEDGLRYPSGRSHEQTFSYLAVDPCRRHVHALYHCYGGSALCP; translated from the exons ATGGAAAACACTGGAGGAATGTTAACATGTTATTTGCTCACTTTGAAA GCATTTTTTAATGATCCAAATGTGAACTCCAGTTTAAAGTTGCTCTCACCTTCAGGACAGTGGACTACATTGG GTTCCAAAGTGACAAAAATTGAAGCTATAGTAGTGCCCTGTACACAGATTTCCATGTCATTTTTTGATCGGCTCTACACTGAAGGACTTGTTAGAGAAACTGGACACATTGTGAAATGTTATGATGAATATTATGATGATATTCTCATCTCTGATGAATTAAGGAAG GTCTTGCTTCTGGAAGATTCGGACCATTATGATTTATTCAGTCAATCAGACCGCAAagaatttctgttctgtctttttAAGCATCTTTGTATTGGAGGAGCTCTTTGCCAGTTCGAAGACATGCTTGGCCCATACTTAGAAACCACAAAAGCTTTATATAAAGACCTGGTGAG TGTTCAAAAGAatcctgaaacaaaagaaataagcatTACTTCAACTGTCTTCAGAGTGTCTGCATAT GACGAGGACGGCCTGCGGTACCCCTCGGGCAGGAGCCACGAGCAGACCTTCTCCTACTTGGCGGTGGACCCCTGCCGGCGCCACGTGCACGCCCTGTACCACTGCTACGGGGGCAGCGCGCTCTGCCCCTAA
- the CFAP300 gene encoding cilia- and flagella-associated protein 300 isoform X1, giving the protein MCPAGAGGGGGTFVSGAGPRGGSEPGTHRPRRAVTEATAEAAALSMHGRITAQAFSFDQQFKPYQKDEFVLAFFNDPNVNSSLKLLSPSGQWTTLGSKVTKIEAIVVPCTQISMSFFDRLYTEGLVRETGHIVKCYDEYYDDILISDELRKVLLLEDSDHYDLFSQSDRKEFLFCLFKHLCIGGALCQFEDMLGPYLETTKALYKDLVSVQKNPETKEISITSTVFRVSAYDEDGLRYPSGRSHEQTFSYLAVDPCRRHVHALYHCYGGSALCP; this is encoded by the exons ATGTGCCCTgccggggcaggaggaggcggCGGAACCTTtgtgagcggggccgggccccgcggcgggAGCGAGCCGGGGACGCACCGCCCGCGCCGCGCCGTTACCGAGGCAACCGCCGAGGCGGCGGCGCT GTCCATGCACGGCAGGATCACGGCACAAGCGTTCAGTTTTGACCAGCAGTTTAAGCCCTATCAGAAGGATGAATTTGTTTTG GCATTTTTTAATGATCCAAATGTGAACTCCAGTTTAAAGTTGCTCTCACCTTCAGGACAGTGGACTACATTGG GTTCCAAAGTGACAAAAATTGAAGCTATAGTAGTGCCCTGTACACAGATTTCCATGTCATTTTTTGATCGGCTCTACACTGAAGGACTTGTTAGAGAAACTGGACACATTGTGAAATGTTATGATGAATATTATGATGATATTCTCATCTCTGATGAATTAAGGAAG GTCTTGCTTCTGGAAGATTCGGACCATTATGATTTATTCAGTCAATCAGACCGCAAagaatttctgttctgtctttttAAGCATCTTTGTATTGGAGGAGCTCTTTGCCAGTTCGAAGACATGCTTGGCCCATACTTAGAAACCACAAAAGCTTTATATAAAGACCTGGTGAG TGTTCAAAAGAatcctgaaacaaaagaaataagcatTACTTCAACTGTCTTCAGAGTGTCTGCATAT GACGAGGACGGCCTGCGGTACCCCTCGGGCAGGAGCCACGAGCAGACCTTCTCCTACTTGGCGGTGGACCCCTGCCGGCGCCACGTGCACGCCCTGTACCACTGCTACGGGGGCAGCGCGCTCTGCCCCTAA